Genomic segment of Myxococcus stipitatus:
GACGTCCGAGGCACGGGCATTGGCGGCCTCTACGACTCGGACACGCAGGAGGAACTGCCCGTCGCCGCGGGCCTGGAGTTCAACAGCGGCGCGCTCACCGCGGGCCTGCGCGCCACCTGGCGCCTGCTCCTGGATGATGACTTCGCCCGAGGCGCGATGAACGGCGAGGACGTCAAGGGCGGCCTGCTGGACGGCTCGGTGACGCTGGGCGCGCGCTTCTAGCCCCGGCCCGAAAAACGACGAGGGCCCCGCCTCCGTGAGGAGACCAGGGCCCTCGTCCGCGTCATGCGCCCCGTGGAAGGGGCGCATGGCGGGTCGCGCCTACGCCGGCTTCGGCATCTCGTCGCGGTGACGGGCTTCCTTCGCCGCGGCGCGCTCGTCCAGCCAGATGGTGAGCGGGCTGGCGATGTACACGGAGGAGTACGTGCCCACGAGGATGCCCACCAGCATGGCCATGGCGAAGTCGAAGATCTCGCCGACGCCGAAGATGAGCAGACCGATGAGCGACAACGCCGTGGTGCCGGACGTGAGGATGGTGCGGCCCAGGGTGTCGTTGACGGCGATGTTGATGACCTCCGCCAGCGGCTTGCCCTTGTACTTGGCCATGTCCTCGCGGATGCGGTCGTAGATGACGATGGTGTCGTTCACCGAGTAGCCGACGATGGTCAGCAGCGCGGCGATGGCCGTCAGGCCGAACTCGCGGCGGCTCACCAGGTAGTAGCCGGCCACCATGATGACGTCGTGAATCATGGCGAGCAGCGCGCCCGGGCCGAACTTGAAGTCGAACCGGAACGCCACGTAGATGAGGATGGCGACCATCGAGTAGAGCAGCGCCATGACGCCGCGGTTGCGCAGCTGCTTGCCGACCTGCGGACCAACGTAGTCCACGCGCCGCTGCTCGAAGTCCGGCTTCTCCAGCCCCGCGCCCAGCGCCGAGTACACCTTGTCCGCCATGCCGCTGGCGACGACCTGGTAGTCAGTGCCCGCGCCGGCCTGGCTCTCACCGAGGATACGGACCTCCTGCACGCCTGTGCCGGAGTCCTCCACGGCCTTCTTGATGGTCTCCGCCGCCATGGGCGTGGCCGAGCGGAAGTTGATGATGCCGTTGGCGAGGTCCGCGTAGACGTTGCGCATGTTGCCCAACGCCTCGATGGCCTTCTTCGCCTTCTCGGCATTCTCCTCGGTGAGCTGCGTGACGCCGCCCATGCGAAGGAGGAAGGCGTTCTCGTCCGCGCTGCCGATGTTCTGCACGCTCACGTCGTGCAGACCACCCTTCTGGGCGCGCTCGCGCACGTCGGCCGCGCTGATGGAGTGATTGAACTTCAGCTCCACCACGGTGCCGCCAGCGAAGTCCACGCCGTAGTTGAACCCCACCGTCGCGATTCCCACCAGGATGGCCAGGTTCACGAGCGTGGAGATGAACACCGCAGGCTTGCGCTTGCCGATGAAGTCGAAGTTCGTCTTGTTCTTGAGGATCTGCATGGCAGTTTCCCGTGCTCCCGTCGGCTAGACCGACACCGTCTGCGCGTTCTTGCCGTGGACGAAGTAGGTCATGATGACGCGGGTCACCACGATGGACGTGAACAGCGAGGCCAAGAGGCCGACGATGAGCGTGGTCGCGAAGCCGCGAACCGGCCCGGTGCCCGTGAAGAACAGGATGAAGCCGGCGATGAGCGCCGTCACGTGCGCGTCGAAGATGGTCCAGAAGGCGCGGTCGTACCCCTGGTCCACGGCCGCCTTGGCGGACTTGCCGTTGCCCAGCTCCTCGCGGATGCGCTCGTTGATGAGCACGTTCGCATCCACCGCGATGCCGAGTGTCAGCACGAACCCCGCGATGCCAGGCAGCGTGAGTGTCGCGTTGAAGAACGCCAAGCCCGCCAGGATGAGCAGACCGTTCAGGAGCAGCGCGATGTCCGCGATGATGCCGGCCTTGCGGTAGTAGAGCGCCATGAAGAGGACGACCAGGCCCAGGCCCACCAGCGCCGAGAGGCTGCCCTTCTTGATGAGCTCGTCACCCAGGCTCGCGCCCACCTGACGAATCTCGCCCACCGTCACCGGCGCGGGCAGCGCGCCCGCCTTGAGCACCAGCGCCAGCGTCTGCGCCTCGCCCAGCCACTCGTCACGGGTGCGAGCA
This window contains:
- the secF gene encoding protein translocase subunit SecF, with product MQILKNKTNFDFIGKRKPAVFISTLVNLAILVGIATVGFNYGVDFAGGTVVELKFNHSISAADVRERAQKGGLHDVSVQNIGSADENAFLLRMGGVTQLTEENAEKAKKAIEALGNMRNVYADLANGIINFRSATPMAAETIKKAVEDSGTGVQEVRILGESQAGAGTDYQVVASGMADKVYSALGAGLEKPDFEQRRVDYVGPQVGKQLRNRGVMALLYSMVAILIYVAFRFDFKFGPGALLAMIHDVIMVAGYYLVSRREFGLTAIAALLTIVGYSVNDTIVIYDRIREDMAKYKGKPLAEVINIAVNDTLGRTILTSGTTALSLIGLLIFGVGEIFDFAMAMLVGILVGTYSSVYIASPLTIWLDERAAAKEARHRDEMPKPA